In Sesamum indicum cultivar Zhongzhi No. 13 unplaced genomic scaffold, S_indicum_v1.0 scaffold00057, whole genome shotgun sequence, one DNA window encodes the following:
- the LOC105178773 gene encoding thymidine kinase — MSPPPIHGADQVVLVSPPHRRSGEVHVIVGPMFAGKTTALLRRVMAEADTGRTVAMIKSSKDTRYAADAVVTHDGTKFPCWPLSDLLSFKHKLGADAYHKLDVIGIDEAQFFGDLYDFCCEAADLDGKTVVVAGLDGDYLRRSFGSVLNVIPLADTVTKLTARCELCGRRAFFTLRKTEATQTELIGGADVYMPVCRQHYTNGQGVVTGAAKTAFETPTVQSLETAAMV; from the exons ATGTCCCCTCCTCCTATCCATGGTGCTGATCAGGTGGTACTTGTGTCGCCGCCTCATCGCCGCTCCGGCGAGGTTCATGTCATTGTCGGTCCCATGTTCGCTGGCAAGACCACAGCCCTCCTCCGCCGTGTTATGGCTGAAGCTGATACCGGAAG AACTGTGGCGATGATAAAGTCGAGTAAGGATACCCGGTACGCGGCCGATGCAGTGGTGACCCATGACGGCACCAAGTTCCCTTGCTGGCCGCTGTCAGATCTCTTGTCGTTTAAGCACAAGCTTGGTGCTGATGCCTACCACAAA TTGGATGTGATTGGTATTGATGAAGCTCAATTCTTTGGCGACCTCTATGATTTCTGCTGCGAGGCAGCTGATCTTGATGGGAAAACTGTAGTGGTTGCTGGCCTTGATGGTGATTACTTAAG GAGGAGTTTTGGCTCGGTGCTAAATGTAATCCCACTTGCTGACACCGTAACAAAATTGACAGCCCGTTGTGAACTATGTGGCAGACGTGCTTTCTTCACTTTGAGGAAGACGGAAGCAACACAAACGGAGCTCATAGGTGGTGCTGATGTTTACATGCCCGTTTGCAGACAACACTATACCAACGGACAAGGTGTTGTTACAGGAGCTGCAAAAACGGCTTTTGAAACTCCTACAGTTCAGAGTTTGGAAACAGCTGCCATGGTCTAG